The following are encoded together in the Janthinobacterium sp. Marseille genome:
- a CDS encoding GLUG motif-containing protein, with protein sequence MNHIYRLVWSSLAQAWVAVAENARAHGKATRAGKLPAALGSTLILLSGAMLIAPTVHAANAADATVTLGSGSVSTVGNTTTIKQNSQNLAIDWVGLSTAANEALIFNQPNSSAIALNRITGSSPSTLLGSLTANGQVFILNPNGVLFGAGSQVNVGGLVASTLGMSNADLQAGRMVFALDGNTNGSVVNQGKINAADGGYIALIAATVRNEGEINAKLGTALLAAGNKVTLNINNGSLLAYSIDQGALNALAENKQLIQANGGQVLMSAKALNTLTTAVVNNTGLIEAKTIENRNGRIMLMGDMEVGTVNVAGTLDASAPTSGNGGFIETSAAHVKIADDALITTRANSGTSGSWLIDPVDFTVAASGGDITGKALSTQLANNGLVTIMNTQGASGTAGDINVNDTVSWSSNSVLELIAQRDINFNAAVTATGTTAGLKLTYAGDYKVKAPITLSGSNSTLNINGNNYTLIRSMSQLDLLDGSNSVTNTGTARQLNGYYALAQDLDAAGTTYTKSLLGSSSSTTFLGTFAGMGHTISNLTINAAGGAGLFGLIGAGSVVRDLGMVGGSIYGANGDVGAIAGRNSGGTINNVYATGMMVGGTTRIGGILGYLNGGTLSNSYSNVTVVGGNSSSGGLVGTNSGSISNSYAEGEISGGGLVGGLVGTNNAGASITQSYASGNVIGNFGGSRAGGLVGLNSGAISYAYASGAVSGDSLVGGLVAWNYPGGSISNAYASGNVTLVVNPALSGTYAGGLIGSDSSTTTNAVWDSSSSGHVSYTGTIGSATNTTDVNAGNRYQHSAYSALGSWQETATGSGVWIAYDGSNNPQWVMVEGSTRPFLYSEWSTTVGNAHQLQLMAANLSANYTLAKNIDLSAAHGSNASGMWNATGFASIGNSLAAFSGTLDGKNYKISNLQIIKPTSDNVGLFGVTAVGSKVQNVGLVSASVSGQTQVGGLVGYNRGELSNVSVQGQISGGISVGGLAGLNMGTINASYGNAVVSSQSGFVGGLVGSNSGRISNSYADGNVSADRDVGGLVGANEATGIIEGSYAAGQVNVYQAGGGLVGSNRGTISNSYAMASVSGVAIAGGLVGVNDGTISNSYANGAVLVGVAGGGFIGMNNGAVNSSFWNSDTNSTGVGAGVNTGVTGINHAQAQLASTFVSAGWDMGTTGGTSTIWRIYDGLSGPLLRSFLTPVTVSATVNSKTYDGSGTMANGYTPVAGVTLSGSLVFTSSKNAGSYSSSDGTLQQGGLSSTQQGYDISYADASLTINKANLTVTAGSASKTYDGTTTASGTINVGTLAGAGDLVNSGGSLAFDDKNAGSGKTVIASGVTIKDAANGDVTDNYNISYVNNTSGSIAKANVTLNVTDVTKTYDGTNNAAAALAVQSGQLYGLDEVTAGSFSFNNKDAGNNKTVSASGVTVNDGNNGNNYNVTVVDSSNSTINRAALTVTANDANKVFNNLAYVGGNGVTLNGLVHGETIADLQGALAYGGTAQGATGAGNYIISANGLSSSNYAVTFVDGTLVIRPAVSVPTGVVPGELLPAYQTAIRNSDSDLRQNNDGKDEDLKVAAFQPPIEKNDAADAARPTPRLTISSCGLQLPADAGNSVCQ encoded by the coding sequence ATGAACCACATCTACCGGCTGGTCTGGAGTTCCTTGGCACAAGCATGGGTTGCTGTTGCAGAAAATGCAAGAGCGCATGGCAAAGCAACACGGGCGGGCAAGCTGCCTGCAGCACTTGGAAGTACACTCATACTTCTGTCCGGAGCCATGCTTATCGCTCCTACCGTCCATGCGGCGAATGCTGCCGATGCGACGGTGACACTGGGTAGCGGCAGCGTCAGCACGGTAGGCAACACCACCACCATCAAGCAGAATTCGCAAAACCTCGCCATCGACTGGGTCGGTTTGTCGACAGCCGCCAACGAAGCGCTGATCTTCAACCAGCCTAACTCTTCCGCCATCGCACTCAATCGCATTACCGGCTCCAGCCCGAGCACCTTGCTCGGCAGCCTGACGGCGAACGGACAAGTCTTCATCCTCAATCCTAACGGTGTGTTGTTCGGCGCAGGCTCGCAAGTCAACGTCGGCGGCCTGGTGGCTTCGACGCTGGGCATGAGCAATGCTGATCTGCAGGCGGGGCGCATGGTCTTTGCGCTGGATGGCAATACGAATGGCAGTGTGGTTAACCAGGGCAAGATCAATGCAGCGGATGGCGGTTACATTGCGTTGATCGCCGCTACGGTACGTAATGAAGGTGAGATCAATGCCAAACTGGGAACAGCCTTGCTGGCGGCCGGTAACAAAGTCACACTGAATATCAATAATGGCAGCCTGCTTGCATACAGCATAGACCAGGGAGCATTGAATGCTTTAGCCGAGAACAAGCAGTTGATACAGGCCAATGGCGGTCAGGTACTGATGTCGGCCAAGGCGCTGAATACGCTGACGACAGCAGTCGTCAACAATACCGGCCTGATCGAAGCGAAGACGATCGAGAACCGCAACGGACGCATCATGTTGATGGGTGACATGGAGGTCGGTACGGTGAATGTGGCAGGTACGCTGGATGCCAGTGCGCCGACCAGCGGCAACGGCGGCTTCATCGAAACCAGTGCGGCGCACGTGAAAATCGCTGACGATGCACTCATCACCACTAGGGCAAACAGTGGCACCAGCGGTAGTTGGCTGATAGATCCGGTCGATTTCACGGTAGCCGCCAGCGGTGGCGATATCACCGGCAAGGCGCTTTCGACGCAGCTCGCGAATAACGGCCTGGTCACTATTATGAACACGCAGGGTGCGAGTGGCACGGCAGGCGATATCAATGTCAATGATACAGTCAGCTGGAGCAGCAACAGCGTCCTCGAACTGATCGCGCAGCGCGATATCAACTTCAATGCTGCTGTGACAGCTACCGGCACGACTGCAGGTTTGAAGTTAACGTATGCCGGCGATTACAAAGTCAAAGCGCCGATTACTTTAAGTGGCAGCAACTCCACGCTCAATATCAACGGTAATAATTACACCCTGATACGCAGTATGTCACAGCTGGACCTGCTGGATGGCAGTAACTCCGTGACGAATACAGGCACGGCGCGCCAGCTCAATGGCTACTACGCGCTGGCGCAAGACCTGGATGCGGCCGGTACAACTTATACAAAGAGCTTGCTGGGTAGCAGTAGCAGTACCACCTTCCTCGGCACCTTTGCCGGCATGGGGCATACCATCAGCAATCTCACCATCAATGCCGCAGGTGGCGCAGGTTTGTTTGGCTTGATAGGTGCAGGGTCTGTGGTACGTGACCTGGGTATGGTAGGCGGCAGTATTTATGGTGCGAATGGCGACGTCGGCGCGATAGCAGGGCGCAATTCTGGCGGCACTATCAATAATGTCTATGCAACCGGGATGATGGTAGGCGGGACGACTCGCATCGGCGGCATACTGGGTTATCTGAATGGCGGCACGCTCAGTAATTCATACTCCAATGTGACTGTCGTCGGTGGTAATAGCAGCAGTGGTGGACTGGTAGGTACCAATAGCGGCAGTATCTCTAACTCTTATGCCGAGGGTGAGATAAGCGGTGGCGGGCTGGTGGGTGGTTTGGTCGGCACCAATAATGCCGGTGCGTCGATTACCCAATCCTATGCGAGCGGCAATGTCATTGGTAATTTTGGCGGTAGCCGTGCCGGTGGACTGGTCGGATTGAATTCCGGCGCTATCAGCTACGCTTATGCAAGCGGTGCCGTATCCGGGGATAGCCTGGTAGGTGGGTTGGTAGCCTGGAATTACCCTGGCGGATCGATCAGCAATGCTTATGCCAGCGGCAATGTCACACTTGTTGTCAATCCGGCCCTTTCCGGTACCTATGCCGGTGGTTTGATCGGTTCCGATAGCTCAACGACTACAAATGCAGTCTGGGATAGCAGTAGCTCCGGGCATGTAAGCTATACCGGGACTATCGGCAGCGCAACGAACACTACCGACGTCAATGCAGGCAACCGTTACCAACATAGTGCGTATAGCGCGCTGGGAAGCTGGCAAGAAACTGCGACCGGCTCCGGTGTCTGGATCGCCTATGACGGCAGCAACAATCCGCAATGGGTGATGGTCGAAGGTTCGACCCGTCCTTTCCTCTACAGCGAATGGTCGACCACGGTGGGCAATGCACATCAGTTGCAATTGATGGCAGCGAACCTCTCTGCAAACTACACACTTGCAAAAAACATAGACCTCAGCGCGGCACACGGCAGCAATGCCAGCGGCATGTGGAACGCAACTGGTTTTGCGTCCATCGGAAATTCGCTGGCAGCTTTCAGTGGAACGCTGGACGGGAAAAATTACAAGATCAGCAATTTGCAAATCATAAAACCTACGTCCGATAATGTCGGATTGTTTGGTGTGACGGCAGTTGGCAGCAAGGTGCAGAATGTCGGCCTGGTGTCGGCTTCTGTTAGCGGCCAGACCCAGGTTGGTGGCTTGGTCGGATATAACCGGGGCGAGCTAAGCAATGTCTCGGTGCAAGGCCAGATTTCAGGAGGGATTAGTGTCGGCGGCCTGGCCGGCCTCAACATGGGCACTATCAATGCCAGTTATGGCAACGCGGTAGTGAGTTCACAGTCGGGCTTTGTTGGTGGTCTGGTCGGATCAAACTCCGGAAGGATCAGCAATTCATATGCCGATGGCAATGTGAGCGCTGATCGGGATGTGGGCGGCCTGGTTGGCGCTAACGAAGCAACTGGCATCATTGAAGGTAGTTATGCGGCAGGCCAGGTAAACGTCTATCAAGCAGGTGGTGGCCTGGTCGGATCGAACAGGGGCACCATTTCGAATAGCTATGCCATGGCAAGTGTCAGCGGTGTGGCTATTGCCGGCGGTCTGGTCGGGGTGAACGACGGCACCATTTCGAATAGCTATGCTAACGGCGCGGTGCTTGTTGGCGTTGCAGGAGGTGGTTTCATTGGTATGAACAATGGCGCTGTCAACTCCTCGTTCTGGAATAGCGACACGAATAGCACAGGTGTGGGAGCGGGAGTAAACACCGGTGTGACGGGTATCAATCATGCGCAGGCACAACTGGCATCCACCTTCGTGAGTGCAGGTTGGGACATGGGCACAACTGGCGGTACCTCAACCATCTGGCGTATCTATGACGGCCTGAGCGGCCCCCTGCTGCGCTCCTTCCTGACACCGGTTACAGTCAGCGCAACTGTCAATAGCAAGACTTACGATGGCAGCGGGACGATGGCAAACGGCTACACGCCTGTCGCAGGCGTGACGCTAAGTGGCAGCCTGGTTTTCACGAGTTCCAAAAATGCCGGCAGCTATAGCAGCAGCGACGGCACCCTGCAACAAGGCGGCTTGTCTTCGACCCAGCAGGGTTATGACATCAGCTATGCCGATGCCAGCCTGACCATCAACAAGGCTAACCTGACCGTCACCGCGGGTAGCGCAAGCAAAACCTATGACGGCACCACCACGGCATCCGGCACGATAAACGTGGGCACACTGGCCGGTGCCGGTGACCTGGTTAATTCCGGCGGATCGCTAGCCTTTGACGATAAGAATGCAGGCAGCGGCAAGACCGTCATCGCCAGCGGCGTCACCATCAAGGATGCTGCAAACGGCGATGTTACCGACAACTACAACATCAGTTACGTCAACAACACTAGCGGTTCCATCGCGAAAGCGAACGTGACCTTGAATGTGACGGATGTCACTAAAACCTACGATGGCACGAACAATGCAGCGGCCGCATTGGCAGTGCAGAGCGGGCAGTTGTACGGCCTGGATGAAGTGACTGCCGGCAGTTTTAGTTTCAACAACAAGGATGCCGGTAACAACAAAACGGTGAGTGCGTCCGGCGTCACAGTGAACGACGGCAATAACGGCAACAACTACAACGTCACCGTGGTCGACAGCAGCAATAGCACGATCAATCGCGCCGCGCTCACGGTCACGGCGAACGATGCCAACAAAGTGTTTAACAACCTGGCTTACGTTGGCGGCAATGGCGTGACCCTGAACGGGCTGGTGCATGGTGAAACCATAGCCGATCTGCAGGGTGCGCTGGCTTATGGTGGTACCGCGCAAGGTGCGACAGGTGCGGGGAACTACATCATTTCAGCAAACGGCTTGAGCAGTTCCAACTATGCAGTAACTTTTGTCGACGGTACGCTTGTTATACGTCCGGCCGTGTCCGTTCCGACCGGCGTTGTTCCTGGTGAACTGCTGCCAGCCTACCAAACGGCCATACGTAACAGCGATAGTGATTTGCGTCAAAACAATGACGGCAAGGATGAAGACTTGAAAGTCGCCGCCTTCCAGCCGCCAATAGAAAAAAATGATGCTGCAGATGCTGCACGGCCGACACCGCGCCTGACGATTTCTTCTTGCGGCCTGCAACTTCCGGCAGACGCTGGCAATTCAGTATGCCAATAA
- a CDS encoding YDG domain-containing protein — MNHTYRLVWSQLARAWIAVAENAKGKGKSIGAGKLLAAALAVAAAFPVSSTYAANAADATVTLGSGSVSTVGKTTTIKQNSQNLAIDWVGLSTAANEALIFNQPNSSAIALNRITGSSPSTLLGSLTANGQVFILNPNGVLFGAGSQVNVGGLVASTLGMSNADLQAGRMVFALDGNTNGSVVNQGKINAADGGYVALIAGTVRNEGEINAKLGTALLAAGNKVTLNINNGSLLAYSIDQGALNALAENKQLIQANGGQVLMSAKALNTLTTAVVNNTGLIEAKTIENRNGRIMLMGDMEVGTVNVAGTLDASAPTSGDGGFVETSAASVNVASGTRVITRAASGLGGNWLIDPTDFTITAGSGTNNGSSIGADTLSSNLADGNITIATSAAGTGNGDIFVNSAVSWAADSVLTLTAHRNINFNTALTASGTNAGLELNYGGDYIVKAPITLSGSNSTLKINGNSYTLIRSMAQLDALDGTNATSNSGIRVSTDGYYALAQDLNAAGITYVTHLLGTSPLTFGGTFAGLGHTISNLTINSSSTSGLFGAIGAAGVVRDMGIVGGNISGGATAGAIASSNNGTISNVYSTANISGTQNVGGLVGLNNSTGTLFNSYASGNVSGTTNVGGLLGQNVSGTISKSYATGNVSGGDSTGGLIGFQYSSDLTNVYATGNVTSSGKYVGGLIGQLLLSNISNTYATGDVTGSGYTGGLVGWQRSSNISNSYVTGTLYAVAPGEYMGALVGMRSTGDIRASFWRDRGLGGVGFNMGTGSVSNSRGLTAAEFGNAATFTAAGWNASNIGGDGTVWRIYDGKDGPLLRSYLTTLTLADTVVDYNGTTRTGASTALAGVLGSVALARDAGSVATNYYSAQQGYDIVGGGLTINKANLTVSSANIDKTYDGTLSASGNLVVVAGTVYTGDQLGGGIFSFEDKNVGSGKTVKTSGAVVGNGISNANYNITYADNTNSIIRQANLTVTAGSVTKTYDGTLSAAANAVVGALAGAAAGETIGTAASQVFTDKNAGAGNKTVQASGLTIKDSGNVDVTGNYNITYVDNTTSTINKADLTVTANGVSKTYDGTTAAIGTATVGILAGVAAGDVVNAAATLSFTDKNVGAGNKTVRASGLTLKDGNNADVSGNYNISYVDNTSSTINQAALSISGITAADKVYNASDVAGINTTGAQYHGLFAGDVVNVMATGLFNDKNVGNGKTVTLSSTYNGADTGNYIITDQATTTASISQAALSISGITAADKTYNASDAANVSSAGAQYHGLYAGDVVNVAATGSFSDKNVGTGKTVNLSSTYSGADSANYIITDQATTTASISQATLSISGITASDKTYNASDAAGISTTGAQYHGLYAGDVVSVTATGLFSDKNAGENKTVNLSSNYSGADVANYLITDQATTVASIQRASLTVSSSDVVKTYDGNTSAAGSAVVAAGTLFAGDSLSGGSYAFDNKNAGNGNKIVHVSGVSVGDGINSDNYDLSYVSNSSSTINKADLTVQANGISKVYDGGLTAQVTYLDTAFAGDQLIYTGNASFNDKNVGGGKTINVSGIMVGGIDAGNYNLLSNTAATSADITPAALTVTANSDSKFYDGIAYSQNKGSTITGFVGGESIADLNGVLTYGGNAQGAKDIGHYTITNAGLSGSNYVLTFVDGVVRILPVGQASAAVGGPALAPAYEAVLSGNSRLDASQPQTPAAEILALNVPKSTSRNADQPPTPRLTVSACGMNLPPAANQGGC, encoded by the coding sequence GTGAATCATACCTATCGACTGGTCTGGAGCCAGCTCGCCCGTGCTTGGATAGCCGTCGCGGAAAATGCCAAGGGTAAAGGCAAATCCATCGGTGCAGGTAAGTTGTTGGCTGCGGCGCTTGCTGTGGCAGCTGCCTTTCCGGTTTCCTCCACATACGCGGCGAACGCCGCCGATGCGACGGTGACACTGGGTAGTGGCAGCGTCAGTACGGTAGGCAAAACCACCACCATCAAGCAAAATTCGCAAAATCTCGCCATCGACTGGGTCGGTTTGTCGACAGCCGCCAACGAAGCGCTGATCTTCAACCAGCCCAACTCTTCCGCCATCGCACTCAATCGCATTACCGGCTCCAGCCCCAGCACCTTGCTCGGCAGCCTGACAGCGAACGGACAAGTCTTCATCCTCAATCCTAACGGTGTGCTGTTCGGCGCAGGCTCGCAAGTCAACGTCGGCGGCCTGGTGGCTTCGACGCTGGGCATGAGCAATGCCGATCTGCAAGCGGGGCGCATGGTCTTTGCGCTGGATGGAAATACGAATGGCAGCGTGGTCAACCAGGGCAAGATCAATGCAGCGGATGGTGGTTATGTCGCGCTGATCGCCGGTACGGTACGTAATGAAGGTGAGATCAATGCCAAACTGGGAACAGCCTTGCTGGCGGCCGGTAACAAAGTCACACTGAATATCAATAATGGCAGCCTGCTTGCATACAGCATAGACCAGGGCGCATTGAATGCTTTAGCCGAGAACAAGCAGTTGATACAGGCCAATGGCGGCCAGGTACTGATGTCGGCCAAGGCGCTGAATACGCTGACGACAGCAGTCGTCAACAATACCGGCCTGATTGAAGCGAAGACGATAGAGAACCGCAACGGACGCATCATGTTGATGGGTGACATGGAGGTCGGTACGGTGAATGTGGCAGGTACGTTGGATGCCAGTGCGCCGACCAGCGGAGATGGCGGTTTCGTTGAAACCAGTGCCGCGAGCGTGAATGTGGCGAGCGGGACCAGGGTTATTACCCGTGCGGCGAGTGGACTGGGTGGCAATTGGCTGATAGATCCGACCGATTTCACCATCACCGCAGGGAGCGGTACAAACAACGGCAGCAGCATAGGGGCTGACACACTGTCTTCCAATCTGGCGGATGGCAATATCACGATTGCGACTTCGGCTGCAGGTACAGGCAATGGCGATATCTTCGTCAATAGCGCAGTAAGCTGGGCCGCTGATAGCGTGCTGACCTTAACTGCACATCGCAACATCAATTTCAATACAGCACTTACTGCCAGTGGTACCAACGCAGGCCTGGAACTAAACTATGGCGGTGACTACATCGTCAAGGCGCCGATTACATTAAGCGGCAGCAATTCCACACTCAAGATCAATGGCAATAGCTATACCCTGATCCGTAGCATGGCGCAGCTGGATGCACTGGATGGAACCAACGCGACCAGCAATAGCGGGATAAGGGTGTCAACCGATGGCTACTATGCATTGGCGCAAGACCTGAATGCAGCGGGAATCACCTACGTGACCCATCTGTTGGGCACCAGTCCCCTGACTTTTGGCGGCACCTTCGCGGGACTCGGGCATACCATCAGTAACCTGACCATTAATTCATCCTCTACCAGCGGTTTATTTGGTGCGATCGGCGCGGCCGGTGTGGTACGCGATATGGGCATCGTCGGCGGCAATATTAGCGGGGGTGCTACTGCGGGTGCAATTGCTTCAAGCAACAATGGCACCATCAGCAATGTGTATTCAACTGCAAATATCAGTGGTACGCAAAATGTAGGCGGTCTTGTTGGCCTCAATAATAGTACGGGGACTTTGTTTAATTCTTATGCCAGCGGGAACGTGAGTGGCACGACTAACGTTGGTGGACTATTGGGGCAGAACGTCTCGGGTACGATCAGCAAGTCCTATGCTACAGGTAATGTCAGCGGCGGAGACTCTACTGGCGGTTTGATCGGCTTCCAATATAGCAGCGACCTGACAAATGTCTACGCTACGGGAAATGTAACAAGTTCAGGCAAATACGTGGGTGGCCTGATCGGACAGTTGTTATTGTCCAATATCAGTAATACCTATGCTACCGGTGATGTAACCGGCAGTGGCTATACGGGTGGCCTGGTCGGTTGGCAGCGCTCGAGCAATATCAGTAATAGTTACGTTACCGGTACGCTGTACGCAGTGGCACCTGGAGAGTATATGGGTGCTCTGGTCGGGATGAGGAGTACCGGGGATATCCGCGCTTCCTTCTGGCGTGACAGGGGGCTGGGCGGCGTCGGTTTCAACATGGGCACCGGCTCAGTAAGTAATTCGCGCGGCCTGACCGCGGCCGAGTTCGGTAACGCCGCAACCTTTACGGCAGCGGGCTGGAACGCCAGCAATATCGGTGGCGACGGTACGGTCTGGCGCATCTATGATGGCAAGGACGGTCCCTTGTTACGTAGCTACCTCACGACTTTGACCCTGGCCGATACAGTTGTTGACTACAACGGCACTACGCGAACTGGTGCCAGCACAGCATTGGCCGGTGTGTTGGGCAGCGTTGCCCTGGCCCGTGATGCCGGTAGCGTGGCCACCAACTATTATTCCGCACAACAAGGTTACGACATCGTTGGTGGTGGCCTCACTATCAACAAGGCCAATCTCACGGTGTCGTCTGCAAATATTGATAAAACCTACGACGGTACATTATCTGCCTCGGGTAACCTGGTAGTGGTAGCTGGTACCGTGTATACAGGCGACCAACTGGGCGGGGGTATTTTTTCCTTCGAGGATAAAAATGTCGGCAGCGGCAAAACGGTAAAAACTTCGGGTGCGGTTGTGGGTAATGGCATAAGTAACGCCAACTACAATATTACGTATGCGGACAATACCAACAGCATCATCAGGCAGGCGAATCTGACGGTTACCGCTGGCAGTGTTACAAAAACCTACGATGGTACGCTCAGTGCAGCAGCGAATGCGGTAGTAGGGGCATTGGCCGGAGCCGCTGCCGGAGAAACGATAGGCACTGCAGCCAGCCAGGTATTCACCGACAAAAATGCAGGTGCCGGCAACAAGACGGTGCAAGCCAGCGGCCTGACGATCAAGGATAGCGGCAATGTTGATGTGACCGGCAATTACAACATCACTTACGTCGACAACACGACCAGTACCATCAACAAGGCCGATCTTACGGTTACCGCGAACGGCGTCAGCAAAACCTATGACGGTACTACCGCAGCCATCGGCACTGCCACGGTAGGTATCCTGGCCGGGGTGGCTGCCGGTGATGTTGTCAATGCGGCGGCTACGCTCAGTTTTACCGACAAGAATGTCGGAGCAGGCAACAAGACAGTACGAGCCAGTGGCCTGACCCTCAAGGATGGCAACAATGCCGATGTCAGTGGCAATTACAACATCAGCTATGTTGATAACACCAGCAGTACCATCAACCAGGCCGCGTTGAGCATCAGTGGTATCACGGCCGCTGACAAGGTCTACAACGCCAGCGATGTGGCAGGCATTAACACCACAGGTGCGCAGTACCATGGCTTGTTTGCCGGAGATGTGGTGAATGTCATGGCCACTGGATTATTCAACGACAAGAACGTCGGCAACGGTAAAACCGTTACCTTGAGCAGCACTTACAATGGGGCTGATACAGGCAACTACATTATTACTGACCAGGCCACGACCACTGCGAGTATCAGCCAGGCCGCGCTGAGCATCAGTGGCATCACTGCGGCCGACAAGACCTATAACGCCAGCGATGCGGCCAATGTCAGTAGTGCGGGTGCGCAGTATCACGGTTTGTATGCTGGGGACGTGGTCAATGTTGCCGCCACAGGCTCGTTCAGTGACAAGAACGTGGGCACAGGTAAAACAGTCAATCTCAGCAGTACATATAGCGGTGCCGATTCCGCCAATTACATCATCACTGACCAGGCCACGACTACGGCGAGCATCAGCCAGGCAACGCTGAGCATCAGTGGCATTACAGCTTCCGATAAGACTTACAACGCCAGCGATGCGGCCGGCATTAGCACCACAGGTGCGCAATACCACGGTTTGTATGCAGGCGATGTGGTGAGCGTTACGGCTACCGGTTTATTCAGCGACAAGAATGCCGGCGAGAATAAAACGGTCAACCTGAGCAGCAACTACAGTGGAGCTGACGTAGCGAACTACCTCATCACGGATCAGGCTACGACGGTAGCGAGCATCCAGCGTGCCAGCCTGACGGTATCGAGTTCGGACGTGGTCAAAACCTATGACGGCAACACAAGTGCTGCAGGCAGTGCGGTGGTGGCGGCAGGAACGCTCTTTGCCGGGGATAGCCTGAGTGGCGGTAGCTACGCATTTGATAATAAAAACGCAGGCAACGGGAATAAAATCGTCCACGTCTCAGGTGTAAGTGTCGGCGATGGTATCAATAGTGATAACTACGACCTTAGTTACGTCAGCAACTCCAGCAGCACCATCAACAAAGCTGATTTAACGGTACAGGCAAACGGCATTAGCAAAGTGTATGACGGCGGCCTGACGGCACAGGTCACGTATCTTGATACGGCATTTGCGGGTGACCAATTGATATACACAGGCAACGCCAGTTTCAATGACAAAAATGTAGGTGGCGGAAAAACTATCAACGTCAGCGGCATCATGGTCGGTGGCATCGATGCGGGCAACTACAACCTGCTATCAAATACCGCGGCTACCAGCGCTGATATTACACCGGCTGCGCTGACGGTAACGGCCAATTCCGACAGCAAGTTCTATGACGGTATAGCCTACAGCCAGAACAAAGGCAGCACCATCACCGGTTTTGTGGGCGGTGAATCAATCGCAGACCTGAACGGCGTACTGACGTATGGCGGGAATGCACAAGGTGCGAAAGACATCGGTCATTACACAATTACGAATGCCGGTCTGAGCGGTTCCAATTACGTGCTTACCTTTGTTGATGGTGTTGTCCGTATCCTTCCGGTAGGGCAGGCGAGTGCGGCAGTGGGAGGTCCTGCCTTGGCTCCCGCATATGAGGCGGTGTTGTCTGGCAACAGCCGCCTGGATGCATCGCAGCCGCAGACACCCGCTGCGGAAATCCTGGCCTTAAATGTACCCAAATCGACCAGCAGAAATGCAGACCAGCCACCTACGCCACGCCTTACTGTTTCAGCTTGCGGCATGAACTTGCCGCCTGCAGCGAATCAGGGTGGCTGTTAA